The Lysobacter helvus nucleotide sequence GCATTGATGACCGCCAGCCCGCCGGCCGCGGCGGCGGGCATGCTGGGCGCGGGCGCGACGGCCGTGGGTGCGAAGACGCTCGGCCAGGTGTTGCTGGGCGCCGCGGGGTCGATCGGCATCGCCGCGTTCGCCGCGCTCGCCTCGATCGCCTGGGGCCTGCGCCGCCAGTTGCGCGAAGCGATCGACGACGAAGAACGCACGGCGCTGGTGCGCTCGGCGATGGTCAACGTCGGCGCGTCCATCGGTTACGTGCTGGCGCTGCTGGCCCTGGCCGCGGGGACGCGCGGCTGGGTGCTGCCGGTGCTGGTCACCGCCGTGTTCATGGCGATCATCTTCTGGCAGACCGCCGTGGTGCAGCGCCGCGCGATGGCGCGCCGGCATGCGCTGGAAGCACAGCGCGATCCGGTCCTCGCGGCGAAGCGCCGGCGCCGCGAACGGTGGCAGTGCCACCTCGGGATGGTGGTCGGTGCGCTGGGCGGTTTCGGCGGGCTGATCGGCGGTCTGATGGCGTCGGGCCGGATTGCCTTCTAGACGCCGTTTTGGCACTCGCGCGTGACGAACGCGCGACAAAAACGCACGCGCGCAGGCGCTATGCTCGCCCCATGGGTGCCAACACTTCCCCGGAACAGGACGAGCTCCGCGTCTTCCATACCGGCGACCACGCGTGCGGGTACTGGCCCACGCGCATCGCGCGCGACCTCGTGCTCGATCCGCGCGACCCGCGCATGCCCCAGCTGTATCCGATGGCGCTGGGCTGGGGCTTCCGCCGTTCCGGCGACATCGTGTATCGCCCGCATTGCCAGGGCTGCCGCGCGTGCGTCGCGGTGCGCATCCCCATCGCCGAATTCCATCCAAACCGCACGCAGCGCAAATGCCTGGCGCGCAACGCGCACGTGCAGGCGCGCATCGTCGCGGCCGAGCGCACCGACGAACAACTCGCGCTCTACCAGCGCTACCTGCGCGCCCGCCATCGCGGCGGCGGCATGGACGAACACGGCGGCATCGAGTTCGACCAGTTCCTGATCGGCAGCTGGTCGCACGGGCGCTTCATGGAATTGCGCGAATACGACGGGCCCGGCCCCGGTCGGCTGTTGTCGGTGGCGATCACCGATGTGGTCGACCATGCGTTGTCGGCCGTGTACACCTTCTTCGACCCGGACCTGCCGGAACGCAGCCTCGGCACGCTGTCGTTGCTGCGCCAGATCGAATGGGCGAAGCGCGATGGCCGCGACCATCTGTATCTCGGCTACTGGATCGATGGCCACGACAAGATGGATTACAAGCGGCGCTTCCGTCCGCTCGAGGCTTTCGACGGGCGCACCTGGCAACCGATGCGCGAGGACGCGGCCTAGCCTTCGGGCGGCAGGTTGGCTTGCGACGTGGCGGCCGGCGCTTCGGTCTTCGCCGCGGGCGCTTCCGCCGGAGGCGGCGCCGCTTGCGCAGGCGCGTCGGTCTTCGGCGCCGAACGCGGCATCGGCGGCAACGTCATCAACGCCGGCGCGACGCGCGGACTGAACCCGAATGCGGCGTCGCTGCGCGCGGACACGATCATCCGCACCATCTGCTGCGGCACCATCAGTTCCAGCGCGACCGAATTCCCTTCGTTGGTCGCGGCCTGGATCGTCATCTCGATCAGGGAACCGGCGGTGTCGATCTCGTGGCACAGGATGTGTTCGCCGCCCGGGCCTTCGCGCAGGTAGGGCTTGATCGCCTCGCCCAGCGCTTCGAGCGCGGCGGGGAACAGGTACACGACGTAGCCTTCGGATTCGTTCATGGGCCGATTATTCCAGTGAGATCGTGATCGCGGCGGCAGCGTCGCGCGCGCGGCTGCGGGCATCCTCGATGTCGGTGCCGCGCGCGAGGGTGACGCCCACGCGGCGGTGGCCTTCGACCCGCGGCTTGCCGAACAGGCGCAGCGCGGTATCGGCTTGTTTCAACGCGTTCTCCACGCCATCGAACACGGGCACGCCATGCCCGACGGCCAGCATCGCGCACGACGCGGTGGGGCCAAGCTGGCGGATGGCGGGGATCGGCAGGCCGAGGATGGCGCGCGCATGCAGGGCGAACTGGCTGAGATCCTGCGAGGCGAGCGTGACCAGGCCGGTGTCGTGCGGACGCGGCGAGACTTCGGAGAACCACACCTCGTCGCCGCGCACGAACAGCTCGACGCCGAACACGCCCCAGCCGCCGAGGTCGTCGGTGACCGCGCGTGCGATGTCCTGCGCGCGCTCGAGTGCACGCTGCGACATCGCCTGCGGCTGCCAGCTTTCGCGATAGTCGCCATCGCGCTGCAGGTGCCCGATGGGTTCGCAGAACGCGGTGCCCGCGGCGTGGCGCACGGTGAGCAGCGTGATCTCGTATTCGAAATCGATGAAGCCTTCGACGATCACGCGGCCGGCGCCTGCACGGCCGCCCGTCTGCGCGTAGTCCCACGCCGGCCGGATGTCGGCGTCGCTGCGCAACGTGCTCTGCCCCTTGCCGGACGACGACATCACCGGCTTCACCACGCACGGCAAACCGACGGCGCGCACGGCGTCGGCGTAATCCTCGAACGTATCGACGAAGCGATACGGCGACGTCGGCAATCCGAGCGTTTCCGCGGCTAGGCGGCGGATGCCTTCGCGATCCATCGTCAATCGCGCGGCGCGTGCGGTGGGAATGACCCGCAGCCCACCACGCGCACCGTTCGCGGCTTCGCGTTCGATCTCCACCAGCGTGGCGGTGTGGATCGCTTCGATCTCGGGCACCACGATGTGCGGTTGCTCTTTTTCGATCAGCGCGCGGATCGCGGCGCCGTCGAGCATGTCGAGCACGTGGGCGCGATGCGAGACCTGCATCGCCGGGGCGTTGGCGTAGCGATCGGCGGCGATCACTTCCACGCCGAAGCGTTGCAGTTCCAGCGCGACTTCCTTGCCCAGCTCGCCCGAGCCCAGGAGCAACACGCGCGTGGCGGATGGCGACAACGGCGTTCCCAGGCGCATGCACAACTCTCGGCGATCGGCAGGGCGCGTAGTGTACCCGCGCGGCCCGTGCGATCCTGTGGCGCATGCGCCTGCTGCCTGCCCTGTCCGCCTTCGCATTGACGTGCATGCTCGCCGCCTGCGGGGGCGACGCGAAGCAACCGCGGCTGTCCGGCGTGCTGCTCGACGGCACGCTGGATGAAACCAGCGGTCTTGCCGCATCGGGGCGGTTCAAGGACACGTTCTGGCTGTTGCAGGACGGCGGCAATCCGGCGCAACTGCACGCGGTGTCGCGGCGCGGCACGCGCAAGGCCACCGTCACGATCAGCGGCGTGCACAACACCGATTGGGAAGACCTCGCCGCGTTCGCCTGGGAAGGCAAGCGCTACCTGCTGATCGCCGACACCGGCGACAACGGCGGCCTGCGCCGCTCACTGCAGTTGCACGTGGTGCCCGAGCCCGATCGCCTCGTCGACGGCGCGACGCTCAAGCCCGCGTGGTCCATCGCGTTCAAGTGGCCCGACGGCCCGCGCGATTGCGAAGCGGTGACCGTCGACGCGGCGACCGGCACGGTGTTGCTGGTGTCGAAGAAGCGCAATCCGCCCGAACTGTTCGCGTTGCCACTGCGCCCCGGCCGCGGCCTCGTCGTGGCGCGTCGCATCGCATTGCTCACGCCGCCGCCCGCCGCGCCGGACGGCCCCAAAGCCACCGACGCCGACAAACGTCGCACGGCCCTCGGCCGCCAGGTCACCGCGGCGGATCTCTCGCCCGACGACCGCACGCTCGCGATCCTCACCTACGACCGCCTCTGGCTCTATCCCCGCGCCGCCCATCAATCGTGGGCGCAGGCCGTGGGGCATGCGCCGCGCACCGAGCCGCTGCCGTGGCTGCACCAGGCCGAAGCGCTGGCGTGGATGCCCGACGGCAAGGGCCTGCTGGCGACCGGCGAGTTCAGCCCGGCGCCCCTGGTCTACCTGCCCGCGGATCCCTGATCCCGCTGCCGCTCGTCGGCCTCCGCTTGCGAGGTTGATATCAGAGTGATATCACATCGCTCGCGCCCCATCCCGGGGCGGAGAGACCTTCGATGAAAGAGAACCCCATCCGTTCGGCCCCCGGCATCCCGATGCTCCTCGGCTTGTTCCTGGTCCTGCTGTTCGGCGCTTACCTGATCCTCAACGGCATCCGCATGGGCGCCCCGACCTTCATCGTCGGCGGGCTGCTGATCAACGTGGTCGCGTTCGTGTCGCTGTTCGGCCTGTACATGGTCGAGCCCAACCAGACCGCGGTGCTGAGCCTGTTCGGCAAGTACGTGGGCACGGTGCGCGACAACGGCCTGCGCTGGAACAACCCCTTCTTCGCCAAGAAGAAAGTCAGCGGGCGCGTGCGCAACTTCGAGAGCGGCAAGCTCAAGGTCAACGAACTGGACGGCAGCCCGATCGAGATCGCCGCCGTCATCGTGTGGCAGGTCGTCGATTCGGCCGAAGCCGTGTACAACGTCGACGACTACGAAACCTTCGTGCACATCCAGACCGAATCGGCCCTGCGCGCGATGGCCACCAGCTATCCCTACGACCAGCACGAAGAAGGCCAGCTCGCGCTGCGCAGCCACGCCGCGGAAATCAGCAAGCACCTGGCGCAGGAACTCACCGAACGCCTCGCCGACGCCGGCGTCGCCGTGCTCGACGCACGCATCAGCCACCTGGCCTACGCGCCGGAAATCGCACAGGCGATGCTGCAGCGCCAGCAGGCCAACGCGATCATCGCCGCGCGCACGCGCATCGTCGCCGGCGCCGTGGGCATGGTCGAAATGGCGCTCGCCGAGCTGCAGAAGAACGGCGTGGTGCACCTGGACGAAGAGCGCAAGGCGCAGATGGTCAGCAACCTGCTGGTCGTGCTGTGCGGCGAGCGCTCGACGCAGCCGATCGTCAATGCCGGCACGTTGTACTAATCGAAGGACACTGAAATGACTGCAATCCTGATCATCGTGGTCGTCGCCGCCGCCGGCACGTACTACCTGCGCCGCAAGCGTCGCGGCTGAGATGGCGGAGAAGAAAGCCTATCCGCTGCGCATCAACGCCGACGTGCTCGGCGCCGCGCAGCGGTGGGCGGACGATGAGTTGCGATCGTTGAACGCGCAGATCGAATACGTGCTGCGCGATGCCTTGCGCAAGGCGGGGCGCCTCCCGGCGCCGCCGCCGGAACCGGAGAACGAAGATGGCGAGTGATCGCTGGAGTTACCAGGTGGTGGAGGTGAAGGCCTTCTTCGGCACGAAGCCGGAGATGGTGCAGGAACGCCTCACCCAACTGGGCCTGCAGGGCTGGGAACTGGTGGCGGTGTTGCAGACGCACCCGTTCAAGCCCGTGCAGCTGTATCTCAAGAAACCGCTGTAACGCGCCCATTACAAGCCGGAGCCCATCGCCATGATGAACGCCTCGCATCGCACCTACGCCACCGCTTCGGCCACCATCTTCGCGCTGGTGGCGCTGTTCCAGGCCTTTCGCGCCGTCGCCGCCCTGCCCGTCTCGATCGATGGCCGTGCCGTCCCGGTCGTCGCATCGTGGGTCGTTGCCGTGCTTGCGGCTGCATTGGCCGTCTGGGGCTGGCGCTCACGCTGAGCGCATCGGTACCCTTGGCGCATGCGCAGCGTCGCCAGGGTCCTGATCAACACGCCCGACATCGAGCTCTGGCCCGGCGGGTTGCTGCGTGCGCGCAGCAACCACGACCAGCGGATCCTGTCGCGCGCCACGCGCGTGTTGCGCCGCAAGTCCGACGGCCGCTATCTCGCCGCCGAGGTGCCCGAAGGCCTGATGCCGCTGGTGCACGCGCTGCATCGCGAACCGGGCCTGGACGACGCGCTCGACGCACTCGACACCCACGCCGCCTCGCACGCGCATCCCGGCGTGGATCGCGTGCACACGTTGCCGCTGTCCCGCTTGCGCGAGCACCTCGATGCGCTCGGCCTGGATGATGCGTACGGCGAACGCACCGGCCTGCCCCTCGTCGCCGAACCGGAATTGCTCGGCTTCGCCGGCTTCGATCGGTATCGCCGCCCGTTGTGGCTGCTGCCCGGCGCCGCGCGCGCGTGGCAGCACATGCAGGCCGACGCGATGCGCAACGACATCGTGCTCGAGGCGATCAGCGGGTATCGCAGCCACGATTACCAGCTCGGCATCTTCGAACGGAAACGCGCGCGCGGGCAGACGGTGGACGAGATCCTCACCGTCAACGCCGCGCCCGGCTACAGCGAACACCACGGCGGCCGCGCGCTCGACATCGGCACGCCCGGCGAGCCTCCGGCGGAGGAATCGTTCGAAACCACGCGCGCGTTCGCGTGGTTGCAGGACAACGCCGGCGGACACGGGTTCACGATGAGCTATCCGCGCGACAACCCGCACGGCATCGTCTACGAGCCCTGGCATTGGTGCTGGCGTGGGGCTTGAGTCGACGCGCACGCTCGGGCAGGCGTGGGAGGGCGGGAAAAACCATTTCAACCTGATCCGCCTCGTCGCGGCGTGGCTGGTCATCTACGGCCATGCGTGGGCGATCACCGGTGCGCCCGGCGGCGATGTCGTCGCGCAACTGACGCAGGTCAAGTTCGCCGGCGCGCTGGCCGTGGACATGTTCTTCGTGATCAGCGGCTTCCTGATCGCCGCCAGCCTGCAGCGCAACACCGTGCGCGGTTACCTCGGCTCGCGCGCGTTGCGCATCCTGCCGGCGCTGGTGGTGTGCGTGGCGGTGACGGTGTTCGTGCTCGGGCCGCTGCTGACGACCTCGCACGAGTACTGGTCCGCACAGACGTGGCGTTACGCGTGGTCGAACGCGAGCCTGTGGCGCGCGGAATACCAGTTGCCCGGCGTGTTCGCGGGCCAGCCTTCGGACGTGGTGAACGGCTCGCTGTGGACGTTGCCGATCGAAGCGCGCCTGTACCTGGCGCTGCTGGGCGCGTCGTTGTGCGGAATGCTCGTGGTGCGGCGCTACGTCGTTGCCTGGGTGGCGTTGCTCGCGGCGATCGTGGCCTTCGCGCTCTGGCGCGCGCCGCTGCCGGAATGGCTCGCGAACGACCTGTGGTGCTTGGCGTGCTTCACCACCGGCACCGTGTTGTGGTTGTTGCGCGATCGCGTGCGCGTGTCGTGGATCCCGGTCGTCGTGTTGCTGGTGCTCGCGGCGGTGCTGCGCGGGACGCCGTGGTTCGTCGCGCCCTACTTCGGGCTCGTGACGTACGGGACGTTGTGGCTGGCGTTCGTGCCGCGCGGGCCGCGCATCGCGCACCACGATCTGTCGTACGGCTTGTATCTCTACGGATGGCCCGCGGCGCAGGTGGTGCAGCATGTATCGCCGGGCGGACCGTTGCACAACGTCGTGTTCGGCAGCCTGCTGGCGTTCGCGTGCGCGGCGGCGTCGTGGTTCCTGGTCGAACGGCCGGCGTTGCACCTGAAGCGACGCTTCGGGACACGGACGCCGGTGGCGTCGCCGGTGGGGGCGAACGCCTGATCCTCAGCGCGGCGCGCTGCGAAAGCGCACGAGGCCGCGTCGCATTTCCATGGCAGCGGCAATCGCGGCGGGGGACATGCGGCTTCGCATCGCCTGCTCCAGGGTCACGCCGCGTGCGCAGCCTTGCATGCAAAGCATCGCGGTCAACAACGATTGGTTTCCGCAGGCGTTGAGCGCGCGGCAACGGATCGGCACAACGGCGAGCTCGAACGCCTCCATGCGCTCGCCGTCGCTCAGGTGTTGCGGGATCGCGACGGGGAACTTGCCGCTCCGGAACAGTTGGTTGCTGGCCGGCGTCAACTGGGCCGACGTGACCGCAGTGCGCAGGTCATCCAATGCGAGCGCATCCGCGATCGGCTCGCCCATCTCGCGCGCGAACATCACGTCGGGCGCCATCCCGCGGAGGAATGGCGTGTACTTCTTTTCGTCGTATCCCGTGCACGCGCGGAGGACGTAATCGATCGCCCAGGCACGATTGTGATCGAGTCGTTCCGGCTGGTCGGCGAGTCGCTTGGCAATGCCGCACGCCATGAATGCGTATGCCTCCATGTCGTACACGAGCCAGGCGTCGGCGCCGTGTGCGGCGATCGCCGCGTCGAGGCTCTCGGTAAGGCGCAAGTCGCGGCCACCCAACCCGCCGCCATCCACGACGGCCACGGGCAGCGCGTCCATCGATGAAAACGCGTCGGGCAACGTGCTGCCGATCATCGCGGCGCGGCGAGGCAGGGGCGCGTCAGATGCCACGGCCGCATCCACCCGCGACGGCAGGACCTGCGGTGCGGGGCGCTGCCACCAGGCCACCACGCACGACAAGCCGAGCGCCGCTGCAATCAACAACCACGTCCTTGCGTGCCGCATGGTCATCCCTGCGAGCGCTTCACCGGTTTTGCATCCTTCGCCTTCGGCGCATTCGCCGCATCCGCGATGCGCCACAGATACAAGCTGGCGTAGGTTCGATACGGCCCCCACTTCTCTCCGCGTTCCAGCAACCCCTTCGGCGCGGGCATCGCGTCGAGCTTGTCCACGGCCTGCGCGCCCTTGCGGATGCCGAGGTCATCCACCGGCAACACGTCGGGGCGGCCGAGGCGGAACATCAGCATCATCTCCACCGTCCAGCGGCCGATGCCGCGGATCGGGACGAGCGCATCGATGATCGCGCCTTCATCCATCATCGCCATCTGCTTGAGCGTCGGGATTTCGCCGCGTTCTTCGCGCAGGGCGAGGTCGCGAAGCGCGAGCGTCTTGTTGCCCGACACGCCGCACACGCGCAGCGCGGCGTCGTCGATGCGCGCGAGCGTGTCGCAATGGAAGCGGTCGCTGGCGATCGCGGTTTCCACGCGGCCGACGATCGTCGCGGCGGCCTTGCCGCTCAGTTGCTGGTAGAGGATCGCCCGCGCGAGCGCGTCGACGGGATCGAAGGGTTTGCGCCACCGCGGGTCGGCGTCGATCGGGCCGATGCGGTCCATCCACTTCGCCAATTTGCGATCGCGCCTGGCGAGATGCGCGTGCGCGGCGTCGACATCGAATCCCCTGGCACGGCGTGGCATGCGGTCCCCTTCAGCGGCGCGCGAGGTCGATGGCCATGGCGCACCACCCCGCGATGAGCAGCGTACCGCCGAATGGCGCGAACGTCGTGGGCCATTGCCACAGCGCCGCGCCCGCCAGGCTGCCGGAGAACAGCAGCATGCCCGCGAACAGGGCGCACGCCGCGACGAGGCCGAGCCTGCGTTCGCAGCGCGGCGCGAGCGTCGCCAGCGCCAGGCCATGCGCGAACGCGAAGGCCGCGGCGAGCGAAAGGCGCGCACGTGCATCGCCTTCCACGCCGTGCGAGGCGTAGGCCGCAAGGCCCACCGCCAGCGCGCACGCGAACGCACCGCACGCCGCCAACCCCCGCCGCAAACGAAAAACGCCGCGAGCGCGGCGTTCTTCGTGCAGTGCGCGATCGCGCATGTGCGTGTCTTACTTGAGCTTCCAGAACAGCGTGAACTGGCCTTCGTCGGTGAAGCCCGCATCCACGCCCGCGTTCCAGACCTCGAACGGACGGTCGGTGGTTTCGAGGCCGCGCGTCATCGTCCAGGCGCGCAGCGAGTCGCGCATCTTCGGCAGGCTGAGCATGTGGCCCTGGAACCCGGCCGACACGTAGCGGCCCGGTTCGGTGCGCACGTACTGCACGTTCTGCTCCAGCTTCGGCGCGGACAGCGGCATCGACGGGCCGGTTTCGCCCTTCTTGCGCACGGGCAGCACGGTGTCGAAGGAGTAGCTGTCGGCCGCGAACTCGGTGGTGATCACGCGCACCGGGCCGGTGGCTTCCAGGCCGTTGGCGTCCATCACCTTGCGGATCCACTGCAGGTTGTTGCTCATCGCGGTCTGGATCTTCTCCGGATCGCGTTCGACCGAGGCCGGCGCCGTCAGCAGGTTCTCGCCCTGCAGCTCGACGACCTTCGGCAGGTTGGCCGGGTCCTTGCGGCCGAAGTCGGCGGCGTAGTCGTAGTTGGGCACGCCGGCCAGCATGTTGGTCAGCTTGCCCAGGCCCAGCTTGATGTCGTCGCCGACGCTGCGGATGTACATGCCCGAGTAGCGGCCGAGCAGGTCGAAGCCGTAGTCGACGTCGTACGTCTGCACGATTTCGACGTTGCGGTTGTTGCGGCCGGTCGGCTTGAGGTTGAACACCGTGTGCTTGCCGGCGCCGCGCGCGGGGTCGACGATTTCGTACTCGATGCGCGTGGGCTCGCTCTTGACGATCTTCCAGCTGCCCTTGCCGATCTGTGCATTGGTGGAGCTGTAGCTCGCGGTGGCGCCGACGCCGGTCTCGGGACCGCTGAAGGTCCACTGCATGCGCGGGTCGCGCAGCGCCAGGACGTTCCAGTCCTTCAACCGCTTCGGGCTGTTGAGCGTGTCGCGCACGATCGTCATCTTGCGGTTCGTCTCGATGCTCTCGGTGACATGCCGCGAAGACGGCAACACCAGGCCCACCACGAGGAACAGCACGGCGACGATCGCCAGGGAAATCAGGATCTCGATCAAACGGGTCATTCGGTAAGTCTCCAGACCGGGCCGCCGCCGGGCGGGCCGCACAGACCGGGCATGCTAACAAACGGCGGTGGCCGGAGGGAGCCTTGTTTACGGCGGAGATTGGCCCCCGCCGTCACACAAGCTGGAGTTCGAAGGCCTTGAGCACCGCCCGGGTGCGGTCGCGAACGCCGAGCTTGGAAAGGATGTTGGACACGTGGTTCTTGATCGTGCCCTCGGCCACGCCCAGCGAATTGGCGATTTCCTTGTTCGAAAAGCCGCTCGCCATCAGGCGCAGGATTTCGGTTTCGCGGTCGGTCAGCGGATCGGGCCGGTCCAGGCTGACGAAATCGTTGCGCATGTGCTCCAGGCCCGACAGCAGCCGCTGCGTGACGGCCGGCTGGACCAGCGAGCCGCCCGCGGCCACGGTCTTGATCGCGCCGACCAGTTGTTCGAGCGTCACGTCCTTCAGCAGGTAGCCCTTCGCCCCCGCCTTCAGCCCCGCCAGCACCAGCTGGTCGTCGTCGAAGGTCGTGAGGATGATCGTGGGGGGCAGCGCATTCATGCGGGCCAGCGCCTGCAGGGCTTCCAGGCCCGACATCACCGGCATGCGCATGTCCATCAGGACCACGTCGGGCTTGGCCTGCGGGATCAGGTCCACCGCCTGGCGCCCGTCCGCCGCTTCGGCGATGACTTCCATCCCCTCGGCGAGCGCCAGCAGGGATCGGATGCCCTGGCGCACCAGGGTCTGGTCGTCGACCAGCAATATGCGGATCGTGCCGTTGTTCATCAGGCCACTGCTCCTCGCGGGGTGGTGCCATCGGTGGTGGGGGAAGGTTCGATCGGGGCCGCGCCCGCCGACACGGTGGCCACGGGCACGCAGAGGGGGCCGGTGGCCAGCGGCAGGACCAGGCGCAGGTGGAAGCCTTCGCCCGGCCGGCAATCGACCTCGAGCGCGCCGCCGTGCTGGGCCAGGCGCTCGCGCATGCCGCGCAGGCCGTGGCCGGGCACGACCGCGTCGGCGCCGGTGCCGTCGTCGCGCGCATCGATGCCGATGCCGCCGTCGACGCGGCGGGCATGGATCCAGAGGTTGCGCGCGCCGGCGTGGCGCACCGCGTTGGTGATGATTTCCTGCGTGCAGCGCAGCAGCACGTGCGCGCGCTCGGGATCGTCGATCGCGAGCGGCTCTTCGATGTCCATGTGGATCGCCAGCGACGGGACGTTCTCGGCGAGCGGGCGCAGCGCGGCGGCAAGGTCGATCGCCCCGCCTTCGCGCAACTGGCTCACCGCTTCGCGCACGTCGGTCAGCAGCAGGCGCGCGAGCGTGTGGGCCTGCTGCACGTGTTCCTTGACGCGGCCTTCCGACAGGTGCCCCGCCACTTCGAGGTTGAGGCTCAGCGCGGTGAGGTGGTGGCCCAGCAGGTCGTGCAGTTCGCGCGAGATGCGCGTGCGTTCGTTGACGCGCGCGCTTTCGGCGAGCAGCGCGCGGGTGGCGCGCAATTCGGAGTTCAACCGCCGTTGTTCGTCGCGCGCCTGGGCCTGTTGCCGCGCGACCAGGCTGGTGACGAACACGAACCCGGAGAAGCCCGCGTAAAGCACCGACTGCATCAGCGCTTCGAGCAGCGGGAAGTTCAGGCCGTGCACGAACACCGGCACCACCGCCAGCTGGCTCAGGACCAGCCACGCCACGCCCAGCGGCAGGGGCAGCAGCCACGGCAGCACGCAGGCGGCGACCATCAGCAGCACGCTGCCGAGGCCGCTTTCGTTGTAGTAGCTCACGCCCACCGCGGCCAGGGTGAGCACCACCAGCAGGGCGAAGTCCCCCAGCGTGCGGCGGCGCACGCCGAGCCCGCGGGTCAGCCACGCGTAGCTCAGGCCGAAGGCGAAATACGAGACCCAGCCCGGCCAGGGCATCGGCCGCAGCGCCAGCTGGTCGTCCGCGCCGTCGCCGAACAGGGGCACCAGCCACGAATACAGCAGGGGCACGCTGACGACCGCCCAGGTGAACAGGCCGGCGTAGCGCAACAGGCGATCGTGGCCGAAGCGGGTGAACATGCCGGCATCCTAGCCCCATCGCCCACGATCGGCGCCGAGCCGAAAGTCATGCCCCCGGCCGGGGCGCGCGTGCGATAATCCGCGCCGCGCCGGGGATGCCGGGCGCGCACCACACGCAATGGTCCCAGGCCGCACGCAAGCACGGAGTCTTCAATGTCGATCGTCGTCCGCGACGTGCGCGAGCACGAGCTGGATTCCGTCCTAGCCCTCAACAACGCCGCCGGCCCCGCGATCCTGCCGCTCGACGCGGCCAAGCTCCGCAGCTTCTTCGATACCGCCGAATATTTCCGCGTCGCCGAGCGCGACGGCACGCTGGCTGG carries:
- a CDS encoding sensor histidine kinase, whose translation is MFTRFGHDRLLRYAGLFTWAVVSVPLLYSWLVPLFGDGADDQLALRPMPWPGWVSYFAFGLSYAWLTRGLGVRRRTLGDFALLVVLTLAAVGVSYYNESGLGSVLLMVAACVLPWLLPLPLGVAWLVLSQLAVVPVFVHGLNFPLLEALMQSVLYAGFSGFVFVTSLVARQQAQARDEQRRLNSELRATRALLAESARVNERTRISRELHDLLGHHLTALSLNLEVAGHLSEGRVKEHVQQAHTLARLLLTDVREAVSQLREGGAIDLAAALRPLAENVPSLAIHMDIEEPLAIDDPERAHVLLRCTQEIITNAVRHAGARNLWIHARRVDGGIGIDARDDGTGADAVVPGHGLRGMRERLAQHGGALEVDCRPGEGFHLRLVLPLATGPLCVPVATVSAGAAPIEPSPTTDGTTPRGAVA